One genomic segment of Pandoraea thiooxydans includes these proteins:
- the mscL gene encoding large conductance mechanosensitive channel protein MscL, protein MSMLQEFKTFALKGNVMDLAVGVIIGAAFGKIVDSVVKDLIMPVVGAMFGGLDFSNHFIRLAAIPPTFKGNPESYADLTKAGVAVLGYGSFITALLNFIILAFIIFVMVKQVNRLRKEPPPAPPAPTPEDILLLREIRDSLKK, encoded by the coding sequence ATGAGTATGCTGCAGGAGTTCAAGACATTCGCACTCAAAGGCAATGTGATGGATCTGGCCGTGGGCGTCATCATCGGCGCCGCCTTCGGCAAAATCGTCGATTCAGTCGTCAAGGATCTCATCATGCCAGTGGTCGGGGCCATGTTCGGCGGTCTGGATTTTTCGAATCACTTCATCAGGCTTGCCGCGATTCCGCCAACCTTCAAAGGCAATCCGGAATCCTATGCAGACCTGACGAAGGCCGGCGTCGCGGTGCTCGGCTATGGCAGCTTCATCACCGCCTTGCTGAACTTTATCATCCTGGCCTTTATCATCTTCGTGATGGTCAAGCAGGTCAACCGTCTGCGCAAAGAGCCGCCGCCCGCGCCTCCCGCGCCCACCCCAGAAGATATCCTGTTATTGCGCGAAATTCGCGACAGCCTGAAAAAATAA
- the petA gene encoding ubiquinol-cytochrome c reductase iron-sulfur subunit yields MGDNQEKNVDNSRRTWLIATSVVGGVGGVATLVPFVSSMEPSERAKAGGAPVEADISGLKPGDKMTVSWRGLPVWIVRRTPDEMASLSADTSQLADPDSKHPFNYPMPSYCENPYRARVEHKDLLVVIGICTHLGCIPSGPFEADIVPALGNFPGFFCPCHGSTYDMSGRVFKNKPAPKNLDVPRYMYLSDTHLVIGKDEKGEA; encoded by the coding sequence ATGGGTGACAATCAAGAAAAGAACGTCGACAACAGCCGCCGAACTTGGCTAATCGCAACGTCTGTGGTCGGTGGAGTCGGTGGTGTGGCAACCCTGGTACCTTTCGTCAGTTCAATGGAGCCCTCGGAGCGGGCCAAGGCGGGCGGCGCGCCGGTCGAGGCAGACATCAGCGGTCTCAAGCCCGGCGACAAGATGACCGTCAGCTGGCGCGGTCTGCCGGTCTGGATCGTGCGGCGCACGCCCGATGAAATGGCCTCTCTGAGCGCCGACACGAGTCAGCTGGCCGATCCCGATTCAAAGCATCCTTTCAATTACCCGATGCCGTCCTACTGCGAGAACCCCTACCGGGCTCGCGTCGAACACAAGGATCTCCTCGTCGTCATCGGCATCTGCACCCACCTCGGCTGCATTCCTTCCGGTCCGTTCGAAGCCGATATCGTTCCGGCTCTCGGCAACTTTCCTGGCTTCTTCTGCCCCTGTCACGGTTCGACCTACGATATGTCCGGGCGGGTCTTCAAGAACAAGCCGGCGCCCAAGAATCTCGATGTCCCCCGTTACATGTACCTGTCCGACACGCACCTGGTGATCGGTAAAGACGAAAAAGGAGAGGCGTAA